One genomic region from Rosa rugosa chromosome 1, drRosRugo1.1, whole genome shotgun sequence encodes:
- the LOC133730630 gene encoding uncharacterized mitochondrial protein AtMg00810-like, which yields MVVTGNDLEDIKKLQSALSAEFEMKDLGSMKYLLENEVTRGKDCIMLSQRKYVLGLLTETCMLDCKLADTPIEQNHRLAEYPDQVPMNKTRYQSEAHMEVVVRILRYLKSAPGKGLVFSKHRHLDVLGYTDAD from the exons atggtGGTGACAGGTAATGATCTTGAGGATATTAAGAAGTTGCAGAGTGCATTGTCAgcagaatttgaaatgaaagacttaGGGAGTATGAAATATTTATTGGAAAATGAAGTCACTAGAGGAAAAGATTGTATTATGTTGAGTCAGAGAAAGTATGTCCTTGGCTTATTAACAGAAACATGTATGCTCGATTGCAAACTGGCTGACACACCCATTGAGCAGAACCATCGgttagctgagtatccagatcaagTACCCATGAATAAGACAAgatatcagag tGAGGCTCATATGGAAGTTGTAGTTCGGATCTTGAGGTACTTGAAGTCTGCTCCTGGAAAGGGGTTGGTGTTTTCTAAGCATAGGCATTTGGATGTTTTGGGGTATACAGATGCAGACTAA